One Streptomyces drozdowiczii DNA segment encodes these proteins:
- a CDS encoding maltokinase N-terminal cap-like domain-containing protein: MSEAASAQVTLANSTALIPSLGPLLHEWLPRQRWFAGKGRSITAFSLVSATEILPVDGGDGATPGLLHLLVRVHQPGMPDQPPVDCYQLLLGVRSALPQHLAPAAIGRVPDGPLAGLAVYDGLHDARLASLLLERLRTPGRLGAVRFDRGADPIPEDLPPRVLDTEQSNSSLVYGNAYILKIFRRVFPGTNPDLELPLALSREGCGRVPAPVAWFEAATPERLTLGVLQPFLRGAQDGWQLALRALATGHDFLDEARALGRATAEVHTALAAALPTPVLRRSQTDELAAAMVERLEAAAHAVPELVPYVPGLRTAFDAVAALGHRGRSWAAQRVHGDLHLGQTLRGADGFWSLIDFEGEPARPLPERRSPQPPVRDVAGMLRSFDYAARSHRPWKPEWAARCRDAYCDGYAEAAGTDPRAEPELLRAHETDKAVYEVLYEARHRPDWLPVPMAAIHRLASASG; encoded by the coding sequence ATGTCGGAGGCTGCATCCGCTCAGGTCACCCTGGCGAACAGCACAGCCCTGATTCCGTCTCTCGGACCGCTGCTCCACGAATGGCTGCCCCGGCAGCGGTGGTTCGCGGGCAAGGGACGGTCCATCACCGCCTTCTCGCTCGTCTCGGCCACCGAAATACTGCCGGTGGACGGCGGCGACGGCGCCACCCCCGGGCTCCTGCACCTGCTGGTGCGGGTCCACCAGCCCGGGATGCCCGACCAGCCCCCCGTGGACTGCTACCAGCTGCTCCTCGGGGTGCGCTCCGCGCTGCCCCAGCACCTCGCGCCCGCCGCCATCGGCCGGGTGCCCGACGGACCGCTGGCCGGGCTCGCGGTCTACGACGGGCTGCACGACGCGCGCCTCGCCTCGCTGCTGCTGGAACGATTGCGCACCCCCGGCCGGCTCGGCGCGGTCCGCTTCGACCGGGGCGCGGACCCGATCCCGGAGGACCTGCCGCCCCGGGTGCTGGACACCGAGCAGTCCAACTCCTCGCTGGTGTACGGCAACGCGTACATCCTGAAGATCTTCCGCCGGGTCTTCCCGGGCACCAACCCGGACCTGGAACTGCCGCTCGCGCTCTCCCGCGAGGGGTGCGGGCGGGTCCCGGCGCCGGTCGCCTGGTTCGAGGCGGCGACGCCGGAGCGGCTGACCCTCGGGGTGCTCCAGCCCTTCCTGCGCGGCGCCCAGGACGGCTGGCAGCTCGCCCTGCGCGCCCTCGCCACCGGGCACGACTTCCTGGACGAGGCGAGGGCGCTCGGCCGGGCCACCGCCGAGGTGCACACCGCGCTCGCCGCCGCCCTGCCCACCCCGGTGCTCCGCCGCTCCCAGACCGACGAGCTGGCCGCCGCCATGGTGGAGCGCCTGGAGGCCGCAGCCCACGCGGTCCCGGAGCTGGTCCCGTACGTCCCCGGGCTGCGCACCGCCTTCGACGCGGTCGCCGCGCTCGGGCACCGGGGCCGCAGCTGGGCCGCCCAGCGGGTGCACGGCGACCTCCACCTCGGCCAGACCCTGCGCGGCGCCGACGGGTTCTGGTCGCTGATCGACTTCGAGGGCGAGCCGGCCCGGCCGCTCCCGGAGCGCCGCAGCCCGCAGCCCCCGGTGCGCGATGTCGCCGGGATGCTGCGCTCCTTCGACTACGCGGCCCGCTCGCACCGGCCCTGGAAGCCCGAGTGGGCCGCCCGCTGCCGGGACGCCTACTGCGACGGCTACGCCGAGGCGGCGGGCACCGACCCGCGCGCCGAGCCGGAGCTGCTGCGCGCCCACGAGACCGACAAGGCGGTGTACGAGGTGCTGTACGAGGCCCGGCACCGGCCCGACTGGCTGCCGGTCCCCATGGCCGCGATCCACCGCCTGGCCTCGGCCTCCGGCTGA
- the glgB gene encoding 1,4-alpha-glucan branching enzyme produces the protein MTARKPSRKSEPAAPAAELPLAEEPIAATLSSPTAGPPAKKRAPKKAAATGAAAAAPKRAKKAAAPPKPRSAGSQELRPATPLHDADRGRLLAGEHHDPHGLLGAHQVGDGVEIRVLRPFARSVTVLAKGLRAPLHSDGDGLFSGVLPLPSVPEYRLLVAYEDNEIEVHDPYRFLPALGELDLHLIREGRHEELWTALGARPMEHQGVAGTRFTVWAPNARGVRVCGDFNYWDGTGFPMRSLGSSGVWELFLPGTGEGALYKFDICRPDGSHTMRSDPMARHTEVPPATASVVTAAHHEWRDQEWMAKRGSVPVHEAPFSVYEVHLPSWRPGLSYRQLAEQLPAYVKELGFTHVELMPVSEHPFGGSWGYQVTGFYAPTSRMGSPDDFRFLVDALHRAGIGVIMDWVPAHFPRDDWALAEFDGRPLYEHEDPRRAAHPDWGTLEFDYGRAEVRNFLVANATYWCEQFHIDGLRVDAVASMLYLDYSREDGQWSPNEFGGRENLDAVSFLQEMNATVYRRNPGVVTIAEESTAWEGVTRATDHGGLGFGLKWNMGWMHDSLVYVSKEPVHRKYHHNEMTFSMVYAYSENYVLPISHDEVVHGKQALVSKMPGDWWQQRANHRAYLGFMWAHPGKQLLFMGQEFAQGAEWSEGHGPDWWLLDPAYEASGDHRGVRELVGDLNKVYGATPALWQRDTRPEGFAWVDGGAAEDNVFAFLRHDAKGAPLLAVSNFSPVVRHDYRLGVPEGPRLWAEVLNTDEARYGGSDVRNEEPLKPEDVPSHGRPSSVSLTLPPLATVWFKPA, from the coding sequence GTGACCGCCCGCAAGCCGTCCCGCAAGTCCGAGCCCGCCGCGCCCGCCGCCGAGCTGCCGCTCGCCGAGGAGCCGATCGCCGCCACCCTGTCCTCGCCGACGGCCGGGCCGCCCGCGAAGAAGCGCGCCCCGAAGAAGGCCGCCGCGACGGGGGCCGCCGCCGCCGCGCCGAAGCGCGCGAAGAAGGCCGCCGCGCCGCCCAAGCCCCGCAGCGCGGGCAGTCAGGAGCTGCGTCCGGCCACCCCGCTGCACGACGCCGACCGGGGCAGGCTGCTGGCCGGCGAGCACCACGACCCGCACGGCCTGCTGGGCGCGCACCAGGTGGGCGACGGGGTGGAGATCCGGGTGCTGCGCCCGTTCGCCCGGTCGGTCACCGTGCTCGCGAAGGGGCTGCGGGCGCCGCTGCACAGCGACGGGGACGGGCTGTTCTCCGGGGTGCTGCCGCTGCCCTCGGTGCCGGAGTACCGGCTGCTGGTGGCGTACGAGGACAACGAGATCGAGGTCCACGACCCGTACCGCTTCCTGCCCGCGCTCGGGGAGCTGGATCTGCACCTGATCCGCGAGGGCCGGCACGAGGAGCTGTGGACCGCGCTCGGGGCGCGGCCGATGGAGCACCAGGGCGTCGCCGGGACGCGGTTCACGGTGTGGGCGCCGAACGCCCGGGGCGTGCGGGTGTGCGGTGACTTCAACTACTGGGACGGCACGGGCTTCCCGATGCGGTCGCTGGGCTCGTCCGGGGTGTGGGAGCTGTTCCTGCCGGGGACCGGGGAGGGCGCGCTGTACAAGTTCGACATCTGCCGCCCCGACGGTTCGCACACGATGCGCTCGGACCCGATGGCCCGGCACACCGAGGTGCCGCCCGCCACCGCCTCGGTGGTGACGGCCGCGCACCATGAGTGGCGGGACCAGGAGTGGATGGCGAAGCGCGGGAGCGTGCCGGTGCACGAGGCGCCGTTCTCGGTGTACGAGGTGCACCTGCCGTCCTGGCGGCCCGGTCTCTCGTACCGGCAGCTGGCGGAGCAACTGCCCGCGTACGTCAAGGAGCTGGGCTTCACGCACGTCGAGCTGATGCCGGTGTCGGAGCACCCCTTCGGCGGCTCCTGGGGCTACCAGGTCACCGGGTTCTACGCGCCGACCTCCCGAATGGGCTCGCCGGACGACTTCCGCTTCCTGGTGGACGCGCTGCACCGGGCCGGGATCGGCGTGATCATGGACTGGGTGCCGGCGCACTTCCCGCGCGACGACTGGGCGCTCGCGGAGTTCGACGGGCGGCCGCTGTACGAGCACGAGGACCCGAGGCGGGCCGCGCACCCGGACTGGGGGACGCTGGAGTTCGACTACGGGCGCGCCGAGGTGCGCAACTTCCTGGTCGCCAACGCCACGTACTGGTGCGAGCAGTTCCACATCGACGGGCTGCGGGTGGACGCGGTGGCCTCGATGCTCTACCTGGACTACTCGCGCGAGGACGGCCAGTGGTCGCCCAACGAGTTCGGCGGGCGGGAGAACCTGGACGCGGTCTCCTTCCTCCAGGAGATGAACGCCACGGTCTACCGGCGCAATCCGGGCGTGGTCACCATCGCCGAGGAGTCCACGGCCTGGGAGGGCGTGACCCGGGCGACCGACCACGGCGGGCTCGGCTTCGGGCTGAAGTGGAACATGGGCTGGATGCACGACTCGCTGGTGTACGTCTCCAAGGAGCCGGTGCACCGCAAGTACCACCACAACGAGATGACGTTCTCGATGGTGTACGCGTACAGCGAGAACTACGTGCTGCCGATCTCGCACGACGAGGTGGTGCACGGCAAGCAGGCGCTGGTCTCCAAGATGCCCGGCGACTGGTGGCAGCAGCGCGCCAACCACCGCGCGTACCTGGGCTTCATGTGGGCCCACCCGGGCAAGCAACTGCTGTTCATGGGGCAGGAGTTCGCACAGGGCGCGGAGTGGTCGGAGGGCCACGGCCCGGACTGGTGGCTGCTGGACCCGGCGTACGAGGCGTCCGGCGACCACCGCGGGGTGCGGGAGCTGGTCGGCGACCTCAACAAGGTGTACGGGGCGACGCCCGCGCTCTGGCAGCGCGACACCCGTCCGGAGGGCTTCGCCTGGGTGGACGGGGGCGCGGCGGAGGACAACGTGTTCGCGTTCCTGCGCCACGACGCGAAGGGGGCGCCGCTGCTGGCGGTCTCCAACTTCTCACCGGTGGTGCGGCACGACTACCGGCTCGGGGTGCCGGAGGGCCCCCGGCTGTGGGCGGAGGTTCTGAACACGGACGAGGCCCGGTACGGGGGGAGCGATGTGCGCAACGAGGAGCCGCTGAAGCCGGAGGACGTGCCGTCGCACGGCAGGCCGTCGAGCGTGTCGCTGACGCTGCCGCCGCTGGCGACGGTGTGGTTCAAGCCGGCGTGA
- the trxA gene encoding thioredoxin: protein MIHVTGVDELTDETFDTEVRGETRPVLVEFTADWCGPCRQLAPVLGAIADEERERLRVVQIDVDRNPGISTRYGVLSMPTLMVFRDGEPVKSMVGARPKRRLLQELEDVL, encoded by the coding sequence ATGATCCACGTAACGGGTGTCGACGAGCTCACCGACGAGACCTTCGACACCGAGGTGCGGGGGGAGACCCGGCCCGTCCTGGTGGAGTTCACCGCCGACTGGTGCGGCCCCTGCCGCCAGCTCGCCCCGGTCCTGGGCGCCATCGCCGACGAGGAGCGCGAACGGCTCCGCGTCGTCCAGATCGACGTCGACCGCAACCCGGGGATCAGCACCCGGTACGGCGTCCTCTCGATGCCGACCCTGATGGTGTTCCGGGACGGCGAACCGGTGAAGTCCATGGTCGGCGCCCGCCCGAAGCGGCGGCTGCTCCAAGAGCTGGAGGACGTGCTCTGA
- a CDS encoding MerR family transcriptional regulator, which translates to MRIGELAERAGTTTRTLRYYESRGLLPARRAVNGYRTYDESDLRLLQQIRTLQDFGFDLEETRPFVECLRAGHPAGDACPASLAVYRRKLGELDRLIEQLRAVRTEVGAQLARAELEVSADLPGGPEPRCELGG; encoded by the coding sequence ATGCGAATCGGGGAGCTGGCCGAACGGGCCGGGACGACGACGCGGACGCTGCGCTACTACGAGTCGCGCGGGCTGCTGCCCGCACGGCGCGCGGTGAACGGCTACCGCACGTACGACGAGAGCGACCTCAGGCTGCTCCAGCAGATCCGGACCCTCCAGGACTTCGGGTTCGACCTGGAGGAGACCCGGCCCTTCGTGGAGTGCCTGCGCGCCGGGCACCCCGCCGGGGACGCCTGCCCCGCCTCGCTCGCCGTCTACCGGCGCAAGCTCGGCGAGCTGGACCGGCTCATCGAGCAGCTTCGGGCCGTCCGCACGGAGGTGGGCGCCCAGCTGGCCCGCGCCGAGCTGGAGGTGTCCGCCGACCTGCCCGGCGGCCCCGAACCACGCTGCGAACTGGGAGGATGA
- a CDS encoding cation:dicarboxylate symporter family transporter, translating into MNAAEAERAKPDRTKYLYLAVIVAVGLGILVGFVAPDAAVELKPIGTGFVNLIKMMISPIIFCTIVLGVGSVRKAAKVGAVGGLALGYFLVMSTVALAIGLIVGNILEPGSGLHITEAVRAAGEKQAEGAGESTTDFLLGIIPTTLVSAFTAGEVLQTLLIALLAGFALQALGSAGEPVLRGIGHIQRLVFRILAMIMWAAPIGAFGAMAAVVGETGVDALKSLAVIMIGFYVTCALFVFVVLGAILRLVAGVNIFALLKYLGREFLLILSTSSSESALPRLIAKMEHMGVSKPVVGITVPTGYSFNLDGTAIYLTMASLFIANATGDPLSIGEQISLLVFMVIASKGAAGVTGAGLATLAGGLQSHRPELVDGVGLIVGIDRFMSEARALTNFAGNAVATVLVGTWTKEIDRERVGQVLSGAVPFDEKMLSDEGPAEPYVPEAREGGEDRPSLTKV; encoded by the coding sequence GTGAACGCCGCCGAAGCGGAACGCGCCAAGCCGGACCGTACGAAGTATCTGTATCTCGCCGTGATCGTGGCCGTGGGCCTCGGCATCCTCGTGGGCTTCGTCGCCCCCGACGCCGCCGTCGAGCTGAAGCCCATCGGCACCGGGTTCGTGAACCTGATCAAGATGATGATCTCGCCGATCATCTTCTGCACGATCGTCCTGGGCGTCGGCTCGGTCCGCAAGGCCGCCAAGGTCGGGGCCGTCGGCGGCCTCGCCCTCGGCTACTTCCTCGTCATGTCGACGGTCGCCCTGGCCATCGGCCTGATCGTCGGCAACATCCTGGAGCCCGGCTCCGGCCTCCACATCACCGAGGCGGTCCGGGCCGCCGGTGAGAAGCAGGCCGAGGGGGCCGGCGAGTCCACCACGGACTTCCTGCTCGGGATCATCCCGACCACCCTGGTCTCCGCCTTCACCGCGGGCGAGGTCCTCCAGACCCTGCTGATCGCCCTGCTCGCGGGCTTCGCGCTCCAGGCCCTGGGCTCGGCCGGAGAGCCGGTGCTGCGCGGCATCGGGCACATCCAGCGCCTCGTCTTCCGCATCCTCGCCATGATCATGTGGGCGGCGCCCATCGGCGCGTTCGGCGCGATGGCCGCGGTGGTCGGCGAGACCGGCGTGGACGCGCTGAAGTCCCTCGCGGTCATCATGATCGGCTTCTACGTCACCTGCGCGCTCTTCGTCTTCGTGGTGCTCGGCGCGATCCTGCGCCTGGTCGCGGGGGTCAACATCTTCGCGCTGCTGAAGTACCTCGGCCGGGAGTTCCTGCTGATCCTGTCCACCTCCTCCTCGGAGTCGGCGCTGCCCCGGCTGATCGCGAAGATGGAGCACATGGGCGTCAGCAAGCCCGTCGTCGGCATCACCGTGCCGACCGGCTACTCCTTCAACCTGGACGGCACCGCGATCTACCTGACGATGGCCTCGCTGTTCATCGCCAACGCCACCGGCGACCCGCTGAGCATCGGTGAGCAGATCTCCCTGCTCGTCTTCATGGTCATCGCCTCCAAGGGCGCGGCGGGCGTCACCGGCGCCGGTCTCGCCACGCTGGCCGGCGGGCTCCAGTCGCACCGCCCCGAGCTGGTCGACGGCGTCGGCCTGATCGTCGGCATCGACCGCTTCATGAGCGAGGCCCGCGCCCTGACCAACTTCGCGGGCAACGCGGTCGCCACGGTCCTCGTCGGCACCTGGACCAAGGAGATCGACCGCGAACGGGTCGGCCAGGTCCTCTCCGGCGCGGTCCCCTTCGACGAGAAGATGCTCAGCGACGAGGGCCCCGCCGAGCCGTACGTCCCCGAGGCCCGCGAGGGCGGCGAGGACCGGCCCTCGCTCACCAAGGTCTGA
- a CDS encoding sensor histidine kinase, protein MRFPRTRPRSLAGQLFAWQVVLVAAVVAGCAFFAYVSGRGQAEETAARQVRAVALSVAGSPSVREAIRTDDPSAALQPYAERVRKETGIAFITIMSPDRVRWTHPDADRIGETFLGHTARALRGETFTETYTGTLGPSIRVVTPVRDGGRITGLVSAGITVDRVSSQVRAQLGALALAAGAALVLGGLGTYVINARLRRHTHGMNAAELSRLHDYHEATLHAVREGLLMLDGQRRIALINDAGRDLLGLAPGTVGRRVADLDLPAPLTGALLASEERVDEVHLTADRVIVVNTRPVVGGERRGTVVTLRDHTELQALSGELDSERGFTRALRSQAHEAANRLHTVVSLIELGRADEAVGFATAELELAQALTDRVVGAVAEPVLAALLLGKAAQANERGVELVLAEDSLIDDGALPASLPARDLVTILGNLIDNAVDAVTQEAAGSGQRGRVVVTALAEGGELLLRVADNGAGVDPADAAEVFRAGWSTHGAGRGLGLALVRQAAHRSGGTVGLEQGPDGGAVFTVRLPLAAGVRA, encoded by the coding sequence ATGCGTTTTCCCCGTACCCGACCGCGCAGCCTGGCCGGCCAGCTGTTCGCGTGGCAGGTGGTGCTGGTGGCGGCCGTCGTGGCGGGGTGCGCGTTCTTCGCGTACGTCTCCGGGCGCGGCCAGGCCGAGGAGACGGCGGCGCGGCAGGTGCGGGCGGTGGCCCTCTCGGTGGCCGGATCGCCGTCCGTCCGGGAGGCGATCCGCACCGACGACCCGTCCGCCGCGCTCCAGCCGTACGCGGAGCGGGTGCGCAAGGAGACCGGGATCGCCTTCATCACGATCATGAGCCCGGACCGGGTCCGCTGGACGCACCCGGACGCCGACCGCATCGGTGAGACCTTCCTCGGCCACACCGCCCGGGCGCTGCGCGGCGAGACCTTCACGGAGACGTACACCGGCACGCTCGGGCCCTCCATCCGGGTCGTCACCCCGGTCCGCGACGGCGGCCGGATCACCGGCCTGGTCAGCGCGGGCATCACGGTGGACCGGGTCTCCTCGCAGGTGCGGGCGCAGCTGGGCGCCCTGGCGCTGGCGGCGGGTGCGGCCCTGGTGCTCGGCGGGCTCGGCACGTACGTGATCAACGCGCGGCTGCGGCGGCACACGCACGGGATGAACGCGGCGGAGCTGAGCAGGCTGCACGATTACCACGAGGCGACCCTGCACGCGGTGCGCGAGGGGCTGCTGATGCTGGACGGGCAGCGCCGGATCGCCCTGATCAACGACGCGGGCCGGGACCTGCTCGGCCTGGCCCCGGGCACGGTGGGCCGCCGGGTCGCGGACCTCGATCTGCCGGCCCCGCTGACCGGGGCGCTGCTCGCCTCCGAGGAGCGGGTGGACGAGGTGCACCTGACGGCGGACCGGGTCATCGTCGTCAACACCCGCCCGGTGGTCGGCGGCGAGCGGCGCGGGACCGTGGTGACCCTGCGCGACCACACCGAGCTCCAGGCGCTCTCCGGGGAGCTGGACTCGGAGCGCGGTTTCACCCGGGCGCTGCGCTCCCAGGCGCACGAGGCGGCGAACCGGCTGCACACCGTGGTCTCGCTGATCGAGCTGGGCCGGGCGGACGAGGCGGTCGGCTTCGCCACGGCGGAGCTGGAGCTGGCCCAGGCGCTCACCGACCGGGTGGTGGGCGCGGTCGCCGAACCGGTGCTCGCCGCCCTGCTCCTGGGCAAGGCGGCGCAGGCGAACGAGCGGGGCGTGGAGCTGGTGCTCGCGGAGGACAGCCTCATCGACGACGGCGCGCTGCCCGCCTCGCTCCCCGCCCGCGACCTGGTGACGATCCTCGGCAATCTGATCGACAACGCGGTGGACGCGGTGACCCAGGAGGCGGCCGGGTCCGGGCAGCGCGGCCGGGTCGTGGTCACCGCGCTCGCCGAAGGGGGCGAACTGCTGCTGCGGGTCGCGGACAACGGGGCCGGGGTCGACCCGGCGGACGCGGCCGAGGTGTTCCGGGCGGGCTGGTCGACGCA